The Elaeis guineensis isolate ETL-2024a chromosome 12, EG11, whole genome shotgun sequence sequence CAAATAGCCATCCTCCCAGCAAGCAAAAAGCATCATTCACACCAGCAACCTGATAGTTGCATGTAGCCCTGATGGTCATCCAGCCTCCTTCCACCACCAATTTCAAAAATAGGTCACCACTGATACACAGGGTGCAGTTACAAAATCTTTCATGGGCCACAAAGAGTATATCTAGATACAGACCAATTAACTCATGCAATGTCAAACTATCAGAAACAACCCAAACAGGCTCAGAGACATGTCGCCTTTAAGCGGACAGAGAGAAAATGTGCCAGCAAAACTTGATGACCACTCCACATATATCACCTACACCTGCACTTGTATATATTGAAAATCTCACTTGAGGAAAGCAATTTTCAAATACAAAACCTGAGCATTCTGGAGTTTTTTGTCCCTTCAGTACTACTCAGGCACTAACTTATTCAACTCCTAAGTATTGAATTCGATTCAATCAGTGAGAACATCATTTACAACTCAACACTGACCTGCAATGCCCATCACATTCTTTGATAGTCTGTCTTGATTCTGCAACATTTTAACAGTGCTCACTGCTGGAATCATAAGGTATTGGTGCCTGTTGAACATCTTATTTTCTGCACTTTTATGAGCACTTGAAATATGCTTGTTTTAATCTGACCCGAGAAACCTTTTCCACCAGCTGGTACACCTCGGACCCATCATCATGCTCTCAGTTAGATGCATGATCGCTGAGTAAAATGTGGTTTAGAATCTCATCTGCAAAAACTATGGTTGAGAATCACACCTGCCAAAAGTACTACATAAAGAATGTGAGCAAAAATCCAGGCTGACAAATTTATACTATTAAGGCCTGTTATCCACTCAGAAATGGGCATGATCTGAATCAATAGGTCGGTTACATCTTTTGATACTTATCTATTCCAAAAGGAATTTGTGCTCACTTCCCAGGATAATCAGTAGTGTAGCAAATAGAGTATCCTTATGACACAAATTTCCAACATCTTGGTCCTATTTTTTATCCACAAAGAATTGAATAGTTTGGGTTTATGTGGCATTCTTATGCTCTAAAAAAATGGACATCTGAATACTTCATTTTTGGCAGCATTAGTGAAATGTTGCTATATGGGGGTCTGCACTGCGATCAGGTATACACACACAGCAACAGTTTTCCAGCAAAAAGAAAAACAGGGCACGTTAAGTGATGGAGGACCAATAAGCAATGCGGACACCCAGGTAttggaccaagaaacctaagtggCAGCAATCCACAAATAAAAGCCAACATTCTTAGACAAACTTTATGCCATTAAAATTTTAGACTGACTAGGGATCTAGAGAGAACATGGACCTCAGGGGCCGTGTTGAACTTTGAGGCTGCAGATCAAATTCAGTTCCCAAGCTCCTGAAGAAATGTGCTTACATCATAAGGAGGCACTGGGTTTATATGAAAAAGCTTCTCAATGGACGGCACTGCCAGGGGCTCCAAATTCTCATTCTAAACTAGATATTCTTGTGGGGGTCATGATGGTGACCGGCAAATAAATAAATGAGTAGGGAGGTTGTTTGATAGGATGAATGATGTAGTGAACTGGTCTTACCTGGGTTAGGCCCCAGCATGaattaggtggtggtgttgaTTAGTTTGAGGATTCATAGAATCAACATAGACATGAAGACCATTACACATCTGCTGGACAGTTATTCAAACAAAAATTGACAGTCCGCGAGATCTCCACCCATTCCTTGGATTATATAAAGAAGAATgttaagaaaaagaagattttCTAGGTTTACTCGGTCAAACATTAATGTCCCATGCCTACTTCCATGTCAGAGAAGGTTTGTTGTTCCCAGCCAATGTCATATTCAAGGACTACATCTCCTATGGTGCTCAAGAACAGAAGATCAAAAAGAAAATGAGTATAGCAATCAGATGTACAGATCGGACAGTAATACACGCCGATTACAGCTTGAAGTCAGTTGGACTGGATCAGAAGGGGGCTGTTTATTCCTCTAACACATGCAAGCTTCAATTGAcaaagagaatctttcaagttgaTGGTTAAGCACACACAAAATTTTGCTCTATTTGACAGACATGGATTGATGAAGTTTATGGGCATGACTGGCACATGAAATAATCTCCAAAAGAAAGTTCCAGATAAGCTGTGGGTGGTAGCATCAGATATCAATTCCACCACCACAGCAGCTATCAGAAAAAGAGTACTTTTCTCTCAGGATTTGGATATGTATGAAACAGATCAACAGAAGTAGTGTAAGCTACTACAAAGACGCTGGTATGCTGGTATTCTAGATATAAAAGCTAACAATTCAAATGGAAGACAAGACAACTTTTGCTAAGTCTAaaggaaagatatgcatgttCACAACTTCACAAAGTAAAGAATTCTAAGACATATATATTCACGTGCGAATAAAAGAATACCAGCAACAAATCCACAATGCTTCCAAACGTATGAACTGACCTTGTCATCAATGTTGCTCAAGTTTGGAAGGAACAGCATCACTTCCATGAGACAGAGGTAGAGCCTCCTGAGAAACTGCATTAGACATAGATTCGAAAGCCTTTTTCTTTATCTGCTCGAGAAGCCGAGTAGCTTCTCGAAGCTCATCCTTGGCACTCAGACCATGGTTCGCCCATGCATCAACAGTTTGTTGCTGGAATTCTAATGCAAGGGCATAGCTGCAATTCATGGCAGaagatattatttataatatgattTGCCTAAGTAGTAAAAGTAATATGATTTGCCTAAGTAGAAAAAGATGTATAGCTCTTCAATATGAAAGTATATTACCAAAATAATTCACAAGATTCTAAAGATGTGTTTCATTACATATCTAAATGTTCTTCACAACGACAAGATGGCAGAAATATCATAAGCCATTCCAATGCAAGAAATTTTTTGACAAAGCTCTTAATCTTACATAACTTATTGTTCAAGGCTGTGCTTTGAAGACAATCGTATCTGATAAGACAGGCTTAGAGTACATAGTTGTTATATAGATGGTACACTTTATCAAACTGCCATAGTAAAACCCAGTTGCAAATACATCAAAGCAGCCTAATATATAATCGAGTAACAACAGGGTGGCTTTTCTTAACCAACACATAATGCAGTGACAATAAATTATCAGCTGGTGCTCTATCGCAAGGGTAAGGACTACAACAAGATTGGCTATGAATTTGACATCTTTATGGCACAATGGTACAATATATGGAGAACCTAAACCATGTCTAGATCCCAAGTTAACAAACAAACCACCATAATTTAATAGTTGTCTACGGAGCCATCTCACATTGGATCCGATCGATTTCAAATCCAAAACAATCGTCTGATCATATTATTATGCTAGCCTATAGCCATCAAAATGTATCATCAGAATCTGGATGCACATTAACATTAAACAATAAAACAAAATGAAACTCTACTGAAAATTATGAGTAACTAATACCTTCCCATTGCACTATATGCATTTGCAAGGCTCTGACATGTCTCAATGGTATCTGTATGGTGTGGCCCCAGCGAAACTTCCATGATGTCCTTTGCAAGTGCGAACATCTGTGCAGCTGTCTGCGGCCGCTCCATCTCCATGTATGCTGCTCCCAAATTATTATAGATATATCCCACCCCAAAGTGCTTTGGCCCAAAGCTCTCCTTCAACCTCTCAGCAGCACTTTCCATGTATGGAACAGCCTGCTCTACTTTACCAGTCAGGAGAAGCAACCAGCCAATCTTTGCCGAGACATTCCCCTCCATATGCTGCTCTTGTGGAATTCTCTCAATCATCGCAAGACTTCTCTTCAACAAAGAAATAGCAGTCCCAAACTCATTCATAGTCTCATACAACGTTGATATCTCCACGTATGCCTCAGCAACGTAATCAGGAGAGACCAATTCCTTCTCTTCAAGAATACCACAAGAGATCTCCAAACACCTCTTTGCATCTGCAAACTTCTCCTGGTTACACAATGCTTTAGCCATCGAGACAAACACCAATGCCCGAGTCTCACTCTCCTTGTCAGTCTGCTGAATTACCCCTTTTAGAGTGTTGATGGCTTCATCGTACTTCCCCAAAGCAATCTGTATATTGGCAGCATCCAGCTCGGCATTGAGCAAGTCAGAACCCATGCCCCAGTTCTTCAAAATCTTCTGGGAGAGATCGTTCTGCTCCAAGGCCCTCTCATGCTCCTCCAAACCCGTATAGATAACCCCAAGAAGCCTCCGATCATGAGCTACCTCCACCGAATTCTGCCCCAACTGTGCCCCATGAATCTCCAATGCCTTCAAGCACAGCGGCAGAGCTTCCTTAAAGTTCAACACTGCAGCATAAGCTTCTGCCAAATCCCGATAGGCAACGCCCAGTTCCCTACTATCTGGCTCCAAGATCGATTCTTTAAGCTCCAAACACCTTCTAAGATTGAGCAGAGCCTCCTCTCTTCTACCCATCGCCGTTTTCGTGTTGGCGAGCAGAATCTGGACTGCATGGCTCACCGGCCGGATATCGAATTCGCTCGAACCATCTCTTTCCAACTTGCCAAGAATCCGATTGGCCCGATTCAAGAACCCCAAGCTATCATTGAACCTCTTGAGGTTGTAGCTGGCCGAGCCGACCAGGTGGAGCGCCATGGCGACAGAGATGGAGCTTTCGCCATCTTTGTCGAGGATCTTGAGAGCCCTGAGGCCAAAGCCAAGGATATTCTCATGGTCCTCGGAACCAATGGAGTCGAGAtgctgcccgaccttgaggcagGCGAGGCCAAGCCTCTTGTCGCTCTCGTCAAGGGCGGACTCCAAGGCTTCGAAGGAGGCGAGGATGTCGTCCGTGGTGGTGGCGGACTCGAAGGCCTCCTCAAGGTCGGATTTTTCCTTGAGCTTGCGCTGCCGGGAGGAgaggggaggaggagaggcgtcCTCGGAAAGGGTTTGGAGAAAGCGGGAGCGGCATCTGGGGAACGGGATCGGGGGATGAGTTTTAGGGAAGAGGTTGGAAATGGGTGAGGGATTCGAAGGGAGCGGTTTGGGAGAGAGAAGTTTGGGAAGATTTCGGGTGTGGGGATGGGGTTTGGTGAGGACGGAGAGGAGGCGAGATGAAGCTCGTCTCATGGCTGGGATGAGGGAGAAGGGAGGGGGGAGAGGGGTATTCCGGGAAGAAGGATTTCGTTTCTTtcttctgtaaaatcctagataaaCCCTAGGTTGTGTTTCGGGAGCATAACGGCCCCGTTTTGCACCGGAGGACAGCAGAAACGGCGGTCCGTCTCCTTGAACGCCGTAACATGGGGATCGGGTTAGTGCTTTGGCACGTACGACGCACGTGAAACAAGCTGCTACTTTTTTTATTTACTCAACTTTATTATGACTTAAAACAAGAAttgaaaacatcaaaaaaaaaacaagaattaaaaaatatttaaaaattaaaatatttatagatagaggagaaaataatttaataatttttttttgatataaaaataggATGATCGTGAGAATCCCTACCCACTGAGTAAATGTTCAATGTGGGAATGGAAAGCAATAAGCATAGTCTCCTCTCTACCATGTTCGAAAAGAGATTTTAGATTCTGGATAAATCTTTATCATTTAATCGACTGCGTATGGTCTCGAATATGAGAGACGAGGAATGGATGTCAAGATCTATTCCAATCAGATTACCACTACAgtgataattatttattttttaaaaaaaataaaatctatcaatATTGTAATTATCATGTTTTAGCTTTCGAGGATGCACCATCCAAGAACCTAAGATGGATGCACCGTCCAAGAACCTAAGATGAAGTTGCTAGGCAGTGGACTGATTACCGTACAAATCCAATTCATTAGTTGTTTAAATGGCTTGAGTGTATATAATGTCATCTAAAACCTCGGCAATACCAAAATTCTTGATTGCATGGTAAAGTATGGTCCACCTATATTATCAGTTTCGTGTTCTAATGGCAAGTACAGTCATGCAATTTACTTCCACTCTGTTTTGCAGCTTAGAATTAGTTGATCCTAAGCATGATTATTGCCATTGTAACTTGAAATCTAAAGACCAACTTAGCAAAAATATCATGATAATTGCCATTGTAACTTGAAATCTAAAGACAAACTTAGCAAAAATCTACAGAGCACTTGACAGCATTTGCCATCCGGATATAAAATTCGGCATTCAAATTTACCAGCACAAATCCTTAGCTGATTGCAGACAATCCTGAGGATGATATGCCATATAAGTGTTAAGCCACTTGAAAAGCAAGAGCTGATCTTATCCATCTTAGGTTTGGGAGCACAAAAAAATCTCATTTCCTCCTCGTTCTCCCCCTCTCTCTGCAAGCGATTTCATGccagagaaattttttgtgcaccacgtgTGATGCAATAAAAATGATATAGAATGCACCGTCCAATTACGTTAAAGTACATGATCAtcacttttcaatatgcatttaataaaatatttaatacttacaatctatttttttatttaaaattttaaatgataaaaatatatttttttaaatatatgacatcctgtgcgGATATTGTAACATCATGCATTAAAATCATGATTTCctctatagaatgtcataattttagtaggattatttttatcacataaaaattttataagtttttcaatgacaaaaatattcttccttctttatgatatcctatgaaaaaattataacatcctgtgctAGAAGTCATAACTTcaacataggatgtcataatatcaatACAGGATGTCCTAATTTTTTCAGAATGAAAgaggtattttcgtcattcaaaatttcaaacgaaaaaataaaattgcagGTATTACATGTGCACTGGGAAACGATCGCTACGTAGCCCAATCGAATGAAGTGGTGTGCTTTATGTAGAATTTTTTACACTTCGGGCGGTGTACAAATAATTTCTCTTTCATGCCGGGACTTGATCGATCTCATCTCGATCTTCTTGGGCCTTCTCCAACCGATATCAGTATCATAAGAGAAATTCTTTAAGCACTACGTGCGGTGATTGGCTCATATGCTGGatcggacaaaaaaaaaaaattttcacttcGCTGTCTGATCCCATGCATGAGTCAATCATCATGTGcgatgcataaagaatttctcgtATCATAAACTCCGACATGGGCCGCTcgggtatcaaatacccatctccctctccctctccctctgtcGCTTCCTCCATGCTATTGCCCGAGAAGGGATCTTGCCAAACTAGAGACAAGTAGCAATAGATTTGTGTGCAAAAAATCTCTTACAATAGCCTAGATGGATAAATCTATCAATTACCCATGCTCATAACCTGCAGCTCAGAAAAACCAGCATCCCTACTTCATCCAAGATATCCGGCTGTGGTATCCTTATAAAGTGGTGTTGGATTGCTAGACAAGATCTCCTGCAACATACTGACATAATACTGTGATAGCACCATTTAAGGAGGAATCTGATGGAATCATGTCATCTTGTAGATTTTCTttcttaatcaatttgtttaatgattttatttttaattaaagttGTGCAATTCAATTCTCTATGGTGAGAGAGGTCCAATTAGCACTATTCTATAAGATTTTAAGCAGCGAGCGATGGTATATATAAAGCCATTTTTAATTTAATGTATTCTGTGATGGTCTCATCCTAGGAATTATTTTGATTAACTACAGAGAGGCAAAGGGGTTATGTATGTATGCATCCGTGCGTGCGTGCATAGCATTAGTATTTGTGGGCCTCGTTTATTGTGGGTCTTGACCCATTTAAGCCTTGATCCAAAGACCCAACTGAATTAGTGTTTGTCGGTCCTTGACCCATTTTAGCCCAGGCCCAAAGACCCAACTGATCAAGTATAGTCGGCCGGTTTGAGCAAGGTGTAAGAATCAAGAGAAATAATTATATATCATCTCtatcatttcttcttcttttcttctttttcttgttctcttctttctctcgtaTGCTGGCTTCTCCGATTCTGCTTCCCATCAGGACAATTCGAGTTGATCTAGGATGGATTATAGCTAGGTTTTGCCAAGGGGATTTTCCTCTCAACTTCAATCCTTGAAGCAGCAGAAATTTTCAGGTATCTTTTCTTACAGTTCAGATATCATGTTTTCCTTTGTATCCCATAATCATATTAAAGTTGATCTTGGCCCATGGTTTTGATCCTCAAAACTTATCAGAATTGTGGAACACTCACCCATAAATAGACTTGTATTTGTCCTTGTAAATAGACTTTATACTTGTCATCAATTAGTTCCGAAAGCCCCTTCTATCCAATAACAGACATCTAAGAGCTACAACATGAACTACACCATTGTTGCCTCCAATCAAAGAGCATGGACATGAAGCATGAGTAACCTTGACATCCTAGCAGAGCTGCATATTTGTTACATTTAAGATCATGCATACAAGATGCGGATGGCCGATATATTTAAAATGAGACATAGCGAACAAAATTTAGCAAACTAGCCCAAGCAGCATACTAGTTTATGTCATAATAAACAGAAATACAACAACCTCCACAATGATATGCCAATGTATCTGGCAATACACAACTGAAGAAGCCAAACCACAGCCTTTTCTAGATCTCAAAACAAAGTGCTACTAGAGAGTCTATATCCCAGCAGCTTATTTTATGTCGATGGATATCGGATACGTTGGTACTGTCTACATGGTCCTTAGTCCGGCGGACCTCCTCCTGAACTGCTGTATCAGCATTGTTCTATCCATTCCGACGAAATAAAATAGCATTCCATAAATTGCCAGATCCTGCAAGCAGTGACAAGCCATAAATGCGTAAGAAAAAAATAGCAAAGATAGAAGATAGAGATCCTCGAATGTTGTAGAATAGTAAGTCAGAATGCTGATAACCAGTGTGATGCCCTGGAGAGTGTCCGGATCATCATAGTCATCGAAATAATGCAGAAAAGGGGCACTGATTCCCATATGCAACAACTGCATGAAGAATGATGGCGATTTTAGCTCGAACGACATATGTGATAGTGATGATCATGCTTGTTATATAAGGTTCATAAGGTTCAATGGAAAGAAGGGTATAGAGTATTAATAATGGAAAGTAGACTGACCAAGAGATAAGCACCAGTTGAGCTACCAAAGGCAAATAAAATACCTCCAATTCCCTTCAATGCTATACCAATAGCTATCAAACCTTTAATCTAATAGCACATTACAGGATGCAGTCAAGTAAGGAGCAATACAACTTAACTACTTCTGACCAAATGGACAAAGGAAAAGGATGAACAAGATGCCTCACTTCAATCCTTGGCAGCTGTACTCCAAGTGTTGAGCTCGCGCGATCTGTGATGAAGGCAACCTTGGGCTCAACCAATCTTGCGGCTGGGCCTCCATCAGTTCCAAATTCACCAAGCCTGCAAAATAATGTTGGGAATTAATTTATATAGGCAATAAAGGCAACAACTGCTGATTTCGAGCTCCATCAAAAGAAAAACCTTGGCTTTGTATCTTCTGGAAAACGTCTGATGATTATACTGAATTGTTGAAACATTTGGTGGCACTAGAAACAAGACCATTATGGGAAGCAATAAATTGATATACCAAGTTCTTAAATATCAGAAATATCCAAGTCTAATGTTTGTTTGAGGCAAAGCATCCATATCATTGGACCCCAAACTACCCAACAAAGCATTAACATCTATAAGATCATCATTTATGACTAATAGTACAATAAGAACAATCTAAATTAGAAAAAATCTACATGCATAACCATTTCAAAGCAATCTACATGCACTTGAGATACATGCAAGATGTATCATGATTTGCATAATGTATATTGGATCAACTTCAACATTCATCACTTGTTTCATCATGTACAACCGTTTGGGGCTTTGTGCACTGTCATCAATTATTCATTTATTTGTAGACATATCTATGGATGTGAGAAACACAAGATGTTTACTTAATGCactgcatgaaaatataattaagtCATACACTATTCCCTTCAATCCTAGGTAGACCCCAAAATACATGAAAAGAGAAATGTAGTCTTCTCTTTCTCAGAATCCATAAAAAACTTCATAAAATttctaagaaaaatatttttttttcttttttcatcaaaACCATGTTTCAGACTACCTGGAAATCATGTCCACTGAAGGATGGATGTATGAAAGATGCAAGGAATTGATGTATATATTTGTAGAGATAGTAGTTCTCTTGTGCTAATAAAAGCAATTCGAGCTgctcaaaaaattaattaattaatttttcaaaatggAAAGGTAAGCAAACATGTAACTCACATACAATCAGTAAGCATATCTGCTAAATAAAAGAGCAACAAAAGAATTTGCTAAACTAACACTAGAATATTCATTATCAAGATTCTAGACTGATTACTACAATGAAAATGAGAGCTATGCAAAagagaacaaaaataaaaaaactcatAAGAACTGTAAACAATGTAAACTAATGTACTTATACTCATTGATAGCATTTTCTGTATTGTAATTGCAAAATCTTTGACATTAATGGAGTTTAAATTTATTTCTGACACACTAACatacatcaaaagttgatatttCCAATACTTGATACTGGCAATATACTTCAGACACAATAAGAAGTATGAGGATACCATTGGAgtagtcaaatatattttatatgtcaagtattaaattttttagcAATATAAATTATGTACAACAAGAATTCATAGGACATCATTGGAGTGCTAAACATTTTGCATATAACAAGATTTAGATTATCTAAGCAGGCAATTCATATATGGCAAGAAATGTAAGGATATCATTGTAATAGTCGAACATTTTGCATACGACAACATTTAGATAGAGATTTAGATCATATACGACAATATTTAAACTTTTTAGTTGAACAAGAAATCTGAGGAGATCATCATAGCAGTCAAAGAGTGGATAACCGACAACATTTAGCTTTTTTAGCGAATTAGTTCATATAcgacaaaatttaaattttctagTTAAACAAGAAATATGAGTATATTATTGCAGTACATACAACAACACTTAGATATTTTACTAAACTAGATCATACAT is a genomic window containing:
- the LOC105055587 gene encoding uncharacterized protein, producing MVLLAKFGKALFALFFIISAWEQLGEFGTDGGPAARLVEPKVAFITDRASSTLGVQLPRIEIKGLIAIGIALKGIGGILFAFGSSTGAYLLLLHMGISAPFLHYFDDYDDPDTLQGITLDLAIYGMLFYFVGMDRTMLIQQFRRRSAGLRTM
- the LOC105055586 gene encoding protein KINESIN LIGHT CHAIN-RELATED 2, which encodes MRRASSRLLSVLTKPHPHTRNLPKLLSPKPLPSNPSPISNLFPKTHPPIPFPRCRSRFLQTLSEDASPPPLSSRQRKLKEKSDLEEAFESATTTDDILASFEALESALDESDKRLGLACLKVGQHLDSIGSEDHENILGFGLRALKILDKDGESSISVAMALHLVGSASYNLKRFNDSLGFLNRANRILGKLERDGSSEFDIRPVSHAVQILLANTKTAMGRREEALLNLRRCLELKESILEPDSRELGVAYRDLAEAYAAVLNFKEALPLCLKALEIHGAQLGQNSVEVAHDRRLLGVIYTGLEEHERALEQNDLSQKILKNWGMGSDLLNAELDAANIQIALGKYDEAINTLKGVIQQTDKESETRALVFVSMAKALCNQEKFADAKRCLEISCGILEEKELVSPDYVAEAYVEISTLYETMNEFGTAISLLKRSLAMIERIPQEQHMEGNVSAKIGWLLLLTGKVEQAVPYMESAAERLKESFGPKHFGVGYIYNNLGAAYMEMERPQTAAQMFALAKDIMEVSLGPHHTDTIETCQSLANAYSAMGSYALALEFQQQTVDAWANHGLSAKDELREATRLLEQIKKKAFESMSNAVSQEALPLSHGSDAVPSKLEQH